The Pyrus communis chromosome 5, drPyrComm1.1, whole genome shotgun sequence region AAGGTTTGAGTTCCCTTGGTGCTGATATGAGTGAATGTCGAGCAAACTGGGATTTGAATACACCAATGGATGCATGGACAGATACTGTTATTGATTCTTCCATATCCATTGATGGGAGTAACGCAACTGGTGGGCTGGATTGCAAAACTGGGTTGGTTGGAGCTGGtgttaacaaagaaaaactgTCCATTGTTGAGAGCCAGAACAGAGCTAATGAGACCAACTCATCCACACTTGCTAACCAGTACAAGTCCAACGGCTCCCTTCTTTTGGGCCTTAGTTCACTTTTCTTGCAGTTAAACCAGTGTCAAAACCCTTCTAGTTCATCCGGTAAACTGGATTTACATAGGGTGATGCCTGCTATAAACTCACCTAGATTGTCTGGGCCTATTAGAAATTTGAACTTGGGTAATTGTAAAACTGTGAAATCAGAACCGTTTGATGAGGGTGTCAAGCTGAATGTTAACGTATCTAAACCCAGTAACACAGGACTAGTAGATTGTAGTAGAGCAGTGAAGTGTGGAGTCGTTGAGCAGGGGAATCTTGGAGCTGTTAAGTCTTCAAATACGAGCACCCAAAAATCAGTTGATCCTAGACCCATAAAATCTGAACCAACTCTTGTGGATACTCGAGAAACCATCAAGTCAATTGAAGGAACATCAGTCCAACTGGATAAACATTTGATCCAAGGTGTGGATAAGCATTCTGGTGACATGATGTTGCCTATGACTTCAGAGATGTCTTGCCGTGATGGAAAGACAGATTTGACTATGAGCAGGGATGTGACAAAGCATTCAGGAAACGTTAATGCATATGCGCCTATGGAAGCTTGTCAAAGCAAAGATCAGGTTGCTGTATCTCAGGGTCTTGATACCAAGGGAAACAATACGAGAACAGACGATGGTAATATTGACCGTGAGAGTTGTAAATTGAAGTGTATGAATGATCTGTTACTTGGTTCACGGGGAAGTGGTGAGGGTTGCGCCAGTGATGAGGAAAAGATTAATATATCTGCGGATATGCTGGAAGATTCTTATGGTTCTGATTGTGAATCAGATGGTGCTCGTGCTTTAGAAACAGCTATGGATACTGAACAAGATGGTAAGGGCAATGATTATGAAGATGGCGAGGTCCAAGAGTCAGTTGAGCTTACTGCCGTAGAAGAACCAATATGTAAGGCAAGAGAAGTGGAACATGACGATAATGACGATTTAGATAATAAAAGGACGGAGTTTGTGGGACCTATTAACAATGTTCATCTTACTTCATTCTATAATGAAGCAAAAGACAACAAAGATAATCTTGCTGAAACAAGTAATAATAATTATACAGAATCTTTTGATGTAGTTCTTAATGATAAATCTGATAAAGGCTCTGACGAAGATTTGTGTTTGCAAGAACCATTAGCTGTTGAAAATCTAACCAGCGGAGCTGGTGTTGAAGGGTCAACAGAACCTGATGACCAATCGGGGAAGATGGATGCCCAGAAATGTCAGGATGCAGAGTTCTCCGAGCAAGTCACTAATGGAAGCCAAGGAACTGTAGTGGATATTGGTCAGTGTGTAAAGCTGAATGTAAATAACACTGACCTGGCACCAATGAGTGACTCAAATTTGCCCAAAACATCTGGTAGTGGTGATAATGCTGCTAAGGATACCAGTTATGGAGGACAACGGAGCCGGATAATAACTTTGCCTCGATCTTCAACTGTTTCTCCGAGTAAATCGAGATCTATTTCAGGACAGCCTTTGCCATCAAGAGTTGGAAAAGAAATATTACCTGATGTAGCAACGGAGGAAGATAATATACATTCTCGAGGGAGGTGATTATTTTTCCCTTGTTTTCTATTTTCacttttatttggtttttagGGTTAATAGTTGTATTCTAATCTCAATCTTCTTCCTTTTTGCCACTTTTTTTCCCCCCCCCAGAGTTGAACCATATGTTGACAGAAACCCTGGATTTTCAAGGGAGCGATACCAAGATCAATCACTGAGATATTATAGATTGGCTCCTAGACGTGGTAGAGGGAGGATGAATAGTCGCGGTGATTGGGGTTCTGATCGTAACTATGCTTCGGAGCTTTATAATAATCAAACAAACTATCGTGTCCCCAGGCATAAATATGCCCTTGATGTTTCTGATGCTGACCTTGAATATAATACTTACAATATGGCTTCAGAGAGTGCATTTGCTGGTACAGGTCGTGGAGGAAGGAATCTTTCAAATGATGGACCACTTAACTACCATATACCCTCAAGGAGGCGGTCTCCTATTGGAGCACACATGCCTCGCCAAAATCCAAGAAATATTAGCCCAACCAGATGCATGGGTGAAGATGCTCCAAATTTGGTTGGAATGAGGCATAACGAGaagtttatgaggggtttcccTAATGATATTGCAAACCCCATGTTCACTCGTACCCAACCTTCATATGATAGAGTAGATGGTCAATTTGGACGAGGAAATCGGAACTTTTCTTTTGTACAGAGGAGAGGGATTCCTAGAGTTCGGTCAAAATCGCCAATAAGGTCCAGGACTCGCTCTCCTGGGCCATGGCCGTCTCCTAGAAGAAGATCCCCAGATGGGTTTGCTGGTCCTAGAGAACTAACTCATCGAAGGTCTCCACCAGTTTACAGGATGGGGAGGTTTAGATCCCCTGATGGCCCATGTTTTCCTGGAGAGATGGTGATTAGGAGGAATCCGCCAAATGATTTGAGGAATATGGATTCTGGAAGAGACCATGGTCCTTCAAGATCTGCTATTCCTAATAGGAGTCCTTCTGGTCGGAATTTAGTCAGACACAGGAGATTTGACATCATAGATCCTCGAGAGAGGCTAAATAATGACGATTATTTTGGTGGCCCCATGCATTCTGGTCGTTTGCATGAGCTTGGTGGTGATGGAAATGGTGATGAGAGAAGAAGATTTGGTGAGAGACGTGGACCTATCCGTTCATTCAGACCTTATAATGGTGCTGATGGTGAGACATTTCATCTTAATGGAGAGGATGGACCTAGGCCTTTGAGGTTCTTCCCAGATGATAGTACCGAGTTTCAAGAAAGAGGCAATTTGAGGGGAAGGGACTTTGACAGAAGGATTAAGAATCGGCCAGGAAATGCACCTAGAAGAATAAGAGGGTTCGAGGACCAAGAAGGTAATTACAAACACGTTGAGCAGCCTTGGCATGATGGTGGGTTTGATGATACGtcacaagtgaagagaaaagtATTTTGAATTTGCTTCTACCTTGACCTTGAATTCGGGATTGGTTGTTCATGTCTGGCGCATGACTCTATTGGCTCAAAGCACAAAGCAAGGGGCCATTCTGTTGTTTACATGTGATGTTCTGAGGGCCTTCTCCAGTTCCAAAGCCTTGCTTACGATTCCATGGTTTCTGAACAGGATGCAGTACAACCTTGCTTAACTGTCTCCTATGTAAATAGTTTGCATCTGGTATTATGGTGGTTAGTTCCTCACGATGCTCGTGTTACAGTACTTATGGGCTTTATATGTAGTGCCTGAATTTCATTGGCAAGTTTTGTACTTGTCATTGGTCTTGGTTGCACATCATATCTCGTAGAGTCATTCTCATGGAGTTAGCCATTGAAATGCTTATACGAAGATTCTCCTTAGTTTATGAGTTATGTTTCTGCATTGGTTTTTATGCATGGTGAGTTGTCCGAGGGCAGGTATCCTACAAGGAAATGGCATCACTTTAAACTAGTATATAGGCCATGAAGCTCCAGTTGTAACTGTGTGCCCTGTTACTTTCTTCACGTCCATCTTCCTGTTGCAGAATGAGAAGACTGTCAATACAGTTTGTTCTTCGGTCCTGAAAATTTCCATCGATCCTGGTTAAGTGAGCAATTGCCAGAGAAGCTGCTCTTGTAGATGCTTTCAGTATAGAGCATCTTATTGTTTGGAGGTTGTGTTGAATAATGATGTGCAGACATGCTGCAAACTGATGTGAAGGAGAGGCACTGCTACTTGTGTGTGAAAAATGGCACGGGCTATGCCTGCAAGTTCTGGATCGGCTTCCTAGCTTACTAGCACTAAAGTTGACAGATGAATAATGCTGTGTTGGAAGATTAATATCTGTTGATGTGTATGTTATTTTCTTGAAATGGTATCATGCAATGCATATGAGAAGCCTTTTTGCGCTTCTTGTGCGCAGTTAAATGTGTGGTGCGTTGCTGGTTTTACATTATAAATGATGAATATCCTGACCTGAATCAGCTACAAATTGGGAAATGTTGGGTACATAATCGGTTACGTGATGAAGACAGTTCTCCCCTGGAATTTAGGGCAATGAGATTTCTCAAAACATGAAAATGTGGTTAGTTTTTGAGTCAAACTTTGATGAAGGTGTTGGGAAGTCTTAGAACTAGTGATTGATGAAAGAACCGAAATCTTGTTTTCGGTCGGGATATTGGAGGTACTGAGGTAGAATTTCTTTGTATGCGTTTCATGTGCTACTTACCTTCCTCATTTGAACACCGGCGAGGTTGAAGTTTGGATCCAGTTTCCGGCAAAACTAGCCGGTCGGAACTGCCTCCTGCATCCAAATGTAACCATAAAAATCTATATTGATGAGAGGTAAAAGTTTCAGAGATGAATAAGGTGGTAAAGTGGAGAGATGTCATGAGGGATTTGAGGAAGTGAGAATGTGATGAGATTAAGAATAATTTAGGGTTATAatcttttattaaaattgtGAAGAACAAGCATTGTTTAACACGATGAATGATTCAAGTGGAATACGAGCTGAGGGGACCTTTGACTTGACTTAATGTAAAGGATAAAATTTGCTTATTTGGTGCACACATCTTCGATTCTTAAAAGTCTCTTTGGAAGTAATTTTGGGAAAGTCATAATCAATGTTGCGAACAATTGTATGAGAGGTGTTTCACTGTAAAATTGCGTAAAGGGGGTGATTTTACGGAGAAATGCATAAATCAAGTAATTTTTCTTGTGATTTTATGGAGGCACTTCTCATGCACTTTCTTTTTTAAGTGATTTTACCCTTCCAAACGGGAATTATATGAAAATCACCCACattattacaaaaataaaattagttaAATTAAAGACAATACCAAATTTGAAAACCTAAGCAAACACGTGGAAAATTTCATGGGTTACATTTGGTCCTATAGCCAATGTGAGAGAGGCTATAAATTAAGGGTGGAAATGTGTTGAGTCATTGCATGACGGCGTGAGTTTGAACTCCGTCGATgactaatttaacatctaatttagcaaaatctatcgtttgacaaaaaaaaaaatacttccaacacttcttcctttcttagtactttttttcaaagaaatatTTTTTCTCGCCCTccacaaagagaaaaaaacttgagagaaaaattagAATTATTATTTGcaccaaaaaggaaaaatcatTCACacatacat contains the following coding sequences:
- the LOC137733891 gene encoding uncharacterized protein isoform X2, with product MPVSGNEETGVKPVTQKSSDYSAGVPIKKRRFFMSPPSPPPEEPILFPIEEPSLFPEKIDSVLKEQSSPTRGSTPSFVSITSSGLSDAKKIPESDYRRGNSDIANVSVAQGNDNMFRVKLEEPIPGIHSSALDDMRRKGKLVLSDNPAPELTLRKSELTLAPNEALAATVGKEILHSRSKVEVKCKEEMPAVAEGTELSLGLKEHLSPALTGPVIGGEGSYRNQDNLEPMSLNLSLSEEKTSSQCERSGKGLSSLGADMSECRANWDLNTPMDAWTDTVIDSSISIDGSNATGGLDCKTGLVGAGVNKEKLSIVESQNRANETNSSTLANQYKSNGSLLLGLSSLFLQLNQCQNPSSSSGKLDLHRVMPAINSPRLSGPIRNLNLGNCKTVKSEPFDEGVKLNVNVSKPSNTGLVDCSRAVKCGVVEQGNLGAVKSSNTSTQKSVDPRPIKSEPTLVDTRETIKSIEGTSVQLDKHLIQGVDKHSGDMMLPMTSEMSCRDGKTDLTMSRDVTKHSGNVNAYAPMEACQSKDQVAVSQGLDTKGNNTRTDDGNIDRESCKLKCMNDLLLGSRGSGEGCASDEEKINISADMLEDSYGSDCESDGARALETAMDTEQDGKGNDYEDGEVQESVELTAVEEPICKAREVEHDDNDDLDNKRTEFVGPINNVHLTSFYNEAKDNKDNLAETKPLAVENLTSGAGVEGSTEPDDQSGKMDAQKCQDAEFSEQVTNGSQGTVVDIGQCVKLNVNNTDLAPMSDSNLPKTSGSGDNAAKDTSYGGQRSRIITLPRSSTVSPSKSRSISGQPLPSRVGKEILPDVATEEDNIHSRGRVEPYVDRNPGFSRERYQDQSLRYYRLAPRRGRGRMNSRGDWGSDRNYASELYNNQTNYRVPRHKYALDVSDADLEYNTYNMASESAFAGTGRGGRNLSNDGPLNYHIPSRRRSPIGAHMPRQNPRNISPTRCMGEDAPNLVGMRHNEKFMRGFPNDIANPMFTRTQPSYDRVDGQFGRGNRNFSFVQRRGIPRVRSKSPIRSRTRSPGPWPSPRRRSPDGFAGPRELTHRRSPPVYRMGRFRSPDGPCFPGEMVIRRNPPNDLRNMDSGRDHGPSRSAIPNRSPSGRNLVRHRRFDIIDPRERLNNDDYFGGPMHSGRLHELGGDGNGDERRRFGERRGPIRSFRPYNGADGETFHLNGEDGPRPLRFFPDDSTEFQERGNLRGRDFDRRIKNRPGNAPRRIRGFEDQEGNYKHVEQPWHDGGFDDTSQVKRKVF
- the LOC137733891 gene encoding uncharacterized protein isoform X1, with product MPVSGNEETGVKPVTQKSSDYSAGVPIKKRRFFMSPPSPPPEEPILFPIEEPSLFPEKIDSVLKEQSSPTRGSTPSFVSITSSGLSDAKKIPESDYRRGNSDIANVSVAQGNDNMFRVKLEEPIPGIHSSALDDMRRKGKLVLSDNPAPELTLRKSELTLAPNEALAATVGKEILHSRSKVEVKCKEEMPAVAEGTELSLGLKEHLSPALTGPVIGGEGSYRNQDNLEPMSLNLSLSEEKTSSQCERSGKGLSSLGADMSECRANWDLNTPMDAWTDTVIDSSISIDGSNATGGLDCKTGLVGAGVNKEKLSIVESQNRANETNSSTLANQYKSNGSLLLGLSSLFLQLNQCQNPSSSSGKLDLHRVMPAINSPRLSGPIRNLNLGNCKTVKSEPFDEGVKLNVNVSKPSNTGLVDCSRAVKCGVVEQGNLGAVKSSNTSTQKSVDPRPIKSEPTLVDTRETIKSIEGTSVQLDKHLIQGVDKHSGDMMLPMTSEMSCRDGKTDLTMSRDVTKHSGNVNAYAPMEACQSKDQVAVSQGLDTKGNNTRTDDGNIDRESCKLKCMNDLLLGSRGSGEGCASDEEKINISADMLEDSYGSDCESDGARALETAMDTEQDGKGNDYEDGEVQESVELTAVEEPICKAREVEHDDNDDLDNKRTEFVGPINNVHLTSFYNEAKDNKDNLAETSNNNYTESFDVVLNDKSDKGSDEDLCLQEPLAVENLTSGAGVEGSTEPDDQSGKMDAQKCQDAEFSEQVTNGSQGTVVDIGQCVKLNVNNTDLAPMSDSNLPKTSGSGDNAAKDTSYGGQRSRIITLPRSSTVSPSKSRSISGQPLPSRVGKEILPDVATEEDNIHSRGRVEPYVDRNPGFSRERYQDQSLRYYRLAPRRGRGRMNSRGDWGSDRNYASELYNNQTNYRVPRHKYALDVSDADLEYNTYNMASESAFAGTGRGGRNLSNDGPLNYHIPSRRRSPIGAHMPRQNPRNISPTRCMGEDAPNLVGMRHNEKFMRGFPNDIANPMFTRTQPSYDRVDGQFGRGNRNFSFVQRRGIPRVRSKSPIRSRTRSPGPWPSPRRRSPDGFAGPRELTHRRSPPVYRMGRFRSPDGPCFPGEMVIRRNPPNDLRNMDSGRDHGPSRSAIPNRSPSGRNLVRHRRFDIIDPRERLNNDDYFGGPMHSGRLHELGGDGNGDERRRFGERRGPIRSFRPYNGADGETFHLNGEDGPRPLRFFPDDSTEFQERGNLRGRDFDRRIKNRPGNAPRRIRGFEDQEGNYKHVEQPWHDGGFDDTSQVKRKVF